In Vibrio diazotrophicus, the following proteins share a genomic window:
- the menD gene encoding 2-succinyl-5-enolpyruvyl-6-hydroxy-3-cyclohexene-1-carboxylic-acid synthase, which translates to MSQDQAVLNRIWSKVILEELSRFGVTEVCVAPGSRSTPLTLEADANAKLNLHTHYDERGLGFLALGLAKASSKPVAVIVTSGTAVANLLPAIAEAKLTGEKLIVLTADRPVELVGCGANQAIVQHDIFSSHVTKAVYLPSPDVGVSINWLLTTIDDACYQQQQAGSAIHINCPFPEPLYSNGDDSQYQDYLATIGEWSQSEQIYCQRHFSISQVSLISNDILSNKGVVIVGSVSLKEALAAKQFAQKLGWPLLCDPQSGINSQWAHFDLWLQNATAKIQLNQCEQIIQFGSRIVSKRLNQWLSEQVSQRNCRYGYVSPSSDRNNPAHLPQQHWVADISDWVASAIEQWTALTPLQSGWADSLIAYSTAISQLAKLHLSQQHLTEIAVALELSDSDTDAALFLGNSLIVRLADMFSVIDQRDVYSNRGASGIDGLVATAAGVHRAIDKPMLMILGDTSLLYDLNSLALVRASKHPLVIVVCNNDGGAIFDLLPVPAEKREALYQMPHGMNFKAAAAQFGLHYAQPETLHAYRSLVQEHLQSGEGCLLVEVITPPQQASAQIKQLTAQIHAL; encoded by the coding sequence ATGAGCCAAGATCAAGCGGTACTGAACCGAATTTGGAGCAAGGTTATCTTAGAAGAGTTATCGCGCTTTGGTGTGACTGAAGTTTGCGTGGCTCCGGGTTCTCGTTCTACACCTTTGACACTTGAAGCTGACGCGAACGCAAAGTTAAACCTTCACACTCACTATGATGAACGCGGGCTTGGTTTCCTTGCATTAGGTTTAGCGAAAGCAAGCAGCAAACCTGTCGCTGTTATTGTTACATCCGGCACGGCGGTAGCGAATTTACTTCCTGCTATTGCAGAAGCAAAACTAACCGGTGAAAAACTGATCGTGCTTACTGCTGACCGTCCTGTTGAACTGGTAGGTTGTGGCGCGAACCAAGCAATTGTGCAGCATGACATTTTTTCTTCGCATGTGACAAAAGCGGTTTACCTGCCCAGCCCTGATGTTGGCGTCTCAATTAACTGGTTGTTGACTACTATTGATGATGCTTGTTATCAGCAGCAGCAGGCGGGTAGTGCCATCCATATTAACTGCCCATTCCCTGAACCTTTGTATTCCAATGGTGACGATTCACAGTATCAGGATTACCTCGCTACGATTGGTGAGTGGTCTCAATCTGAACAAATTTATTGCCAACGACACTTTAGCATTTCGCAGGTTTCTCTTATCTCCAACGACATATTGAGTAACAAAGGCGTCGTCATTGTTGGCTCGGTGAGTTTAAAAGAGGCGTTGGCGGCGAAGCAGTTCGCCCAAAAGCTGGGTTGGCCTCTGCTGTGTGACCCTCAATCAGGAATCAACAGCCAATGGGCACACTTCGATTTATGGCTGCAAAATGCCACAGCAAAAATTCAGCTCAATCAATGTGAGCAAATCATTCAGTTTGGCTCTCGTATCGTCTCCAAGCGTTTAAATCAATGGCTTTCGGAACAAGTGAGCCAAAGAAATTGCCGATATGGTTATGTTTCCCCTAGTTCGGACAGAAACAATCCCGCTCATCTTCCTCAGCAACATTGGGTCGCAGATATTTCTGACTGGGTCGCTTCTGCCATAGAACAATGGACAGCGCTAACGCCGCTACAATCTGGCTGGGCGGATTCACTAATAGCGTATTCAACGGCCATTTCACAATTGGCGAAGTTGCATTTATCTCAACAGCATTTAACCGAAATTGCAGTTGCACTTGAGCTGAGTGATAGTGATACGGACGCAGCATTGTTCTTGGGCAACAGCTTGATTGTGCGTTTAGCGGATATGTTCAGCGTGATAGATCAACGTGACGTGTACTCAAATCGTGGAGCGTCTGGTATTGATGGACTTGTTGCGACAGCGGCTGGCGTACATCGCGCAATTGATAAACCTATGTTGATGATATTGGGTGATACCTCGCTACTTTACGATCTCAACTCGTTGGCGTTAGTGCGCGCAAGTAAACATCCGCTGGTGATCGTTGTCTGCAATAACGATGGTGGCGCGATATTCGATTTGCTTCCTGTACCTGCTGAAAAGCGTGAAGCGCTTTACCAGATGCCACATGGCATGAACTTTAAAGCCGCAGCAGCGCAATTTGGTTTGCACTATGCGCAACCTGAGACGCTTCATGCTTATCGCTCTTTAGTGCAGGAACATTTGCAGTCGGGTGAGGGATGCCTGCTGGTGGAGGTCATCACGCCACCTCAACAAGCTTCAGCACAAATCAAGCAACTGACCGCTCAGATTCATGCTTTATAG
- a CDS encoding isochorismate synthase, with protein sequence MSKFYQAVAQLIEQVSNARENDVRFVQELADKPPFAFIDWLEAQPIFPKFYWQSRDTRDEVVALGQLYTFTEPEPAYAILGEGQRVWGGRSFDGRTEKNRYCMASFFFLPQIELIRFDDKWSLAANVSHEKHRTLATLNKLLVDVTPIRTLQSEIVHVTHTPDENSWNHLVEKVLHGIEQKEFKKVVLARKTSLQLDSNLSAAQLLKASYAQNHHSFHFLLSIDTKHSFMGSTPERLYYRQGSELQTEALAGTIGRGHNASQDLELANWLTQDTKNLNENQLVVDDIVERLEPHSHQVFVEEEARLVRLRKVQHLKRSIRAYLKQGINGIQLLSALQPTAAVAGLPRKEALDFITQNEPFARGWYAGSMGYFSHQKAEFCVAIRSALVLEKEVQLFAGAGIVPGSVAEHEWQELDKKMSTLLSLISDKLPLGVAS encoded by the coding sequence TTGTCTAAATTTTATCAAGCCGTTGCTCAGTTAATTGAGCAAGTAAGTAACGCGAGAGAAAACGATGTTCGTTTTGTCCAAGAGTTGGCAGACAAGCCACCATTCGCGTTTATAGATTGGCTTGAAGCCCAACCTATTTTCCCTAAGTTTTACTGGCAATCACGAGACACTCGTGACGAAGTAGTCGCATTAGGGCAGTTATACACCTTTACTGAGCCAGAGCCTGCTTACGCCATTCTGGGCGAAGGCCAGCGAGTATGGGGCGGACGTTCTTTTGATGGGCGGACGGAGAAGAACCGTTACTGCATGGCTTCTTTTTTCTTTCTGCCACAGATTGAGTTAATCCGTTTCGACGATAAATGGTCGTTAGCTGCAAATGTGAGTCACGAAAAACACCGCACATTAGCTACGCTCAACAAACTGCTGGTGGACGTTACGCCAATTCGGACGCTGCAAAGCGAGATTGTGCATGTGACACATACACCGGATGAAAACAGTTGGAATCACCTTGTAGAAAAAGTCTTGCATGGTATTGAGCAGAAAGAGTTCAAAAAAGTGGTTCTGGCACGAAAAACAAGCTTGCAGCTAGACAGCAACTTAAGTGCTGCTCAGCTTTTAAAAGCAAGCTATGCGCAGAATCATCACAGCTTCCACTTCCTTCTATCGATTGATACAAAGCACAGTTTCATGGGTTCTACGCCGGAACGTTTGTATTACCGCCAAGGAAGTGAACTACAGACAGAAGCGTTGGCTGGCACAATTGGACGGGGTCACAATGCCAGTCAGGATTTAGAACTGGCAAATTGGTTAACGCAAGATACAAAAAATCTGAATGAAAACCAGTTGGTTGTGGATGATATTGTTGAGCGTTTAGAACCGCATTCTCATCAAGTGTTTGTTGAAGAGGAAGCCCGATTGGTTCGCTTACGCAAAGTTCAACATTTGAAACGTTCTATCCGCGCTTACCTGAAACAGGGTATTAACGGCATTCAATTATTGAGTGCGTTGCAGCCAACAGCCGCGGTGGCTGGGTTACCTCGCAAAGAAGCGTTGGATTTTATTACCCAAAACGAGCCTTTCGCTCGCGGTTGGTACGCAGGCTCTATGGGTTACTTTAGCCATCAAAAAGCCGAGTTTTGTGTCGCGATTCGCAGTGCATTAGTGCTGGAAAAAGAAGTTCAGCTTTTTGCCGGTGCAGGTATTGTTCCCGGCTCGGTTGCAGAACATGAGTGGCAGGAACTGGATAAGAAAATGTCGACGCTGCTGAGTTTAATATCAGACAAGCTGCCTTTGGGAGTGGCTTCATGA
- a CDS encoding pyridoxal phosphate-dependent aminotransferase, which produces MQNIGMSSKLDNVCYDIRGPVLKHAKRMEEEGHKILKLNIGNPAPFGFDAPDEILVDVIRNMPTSQGYCDSKGIYSARKAVVQHYQKKGIRSLDVEDVYLGNGVSELIVMAMQALLNNGDEMLVPAPDYPLWTAAVSLSGGTAVHYICDEQADWYPDLDDIKKKITPKTRGIVLINPNNPTGAVYSRDFLLEVIEIARQHKLIIFADEIYDKVLYDGATHTPVASLTEDVLVVTFNGLSKAYRVCGFRSGWMFLTGPKHYAKGYIAGLEMLSSMRLCANVPMQHAIQTALGGYQSINELILPGGRLLEQRDKAWEMINQIPGVSCVKPKGAMYLFPKIDTKMYNIKDDQKMVLDFLVQEKVLLVQGTGFNWPKPDHFRIVTLPHVEDLEIAIGRFERFLSTYSQ; this is translated from the coding sequence ATGCAAAATATCGGGATGTCGTCAAAACTCGATAATGTCTGCTACGACATTAGGGGTCCTGTACTCAAACATGCTAAGCGCATGGAGGAAGAGGGGCATAAAATACTGAAGCTAAATATCGGTAACCCGGCCCCATTTGGCTTCGACGCCCCAGACGAAATCCTGGTTGACGTGATCCGTAATATGCCGACTTCGCAAGGCTATTGTGATTCGAAAGGTATTTATTCCGCTCGTAAAGCTGTTGTTCAACACTATCAGAAAAAAGGTATCCGCAGCCTAGATGTCGAAGACGTTTACTTAGGTAACGGCGTATCTGAACTGATCGTAATGGCGATGCAAGCCCTACTGAATAATGGCGACGAAATGTTAGTGCCAGCGCCTGACTATCCGTTATGGACTGCTGCTGTGTCTCTTTCTGGTGGTACTGCGGTGCATTACATCTGTGATGAACAAGCAGACTGGTACCCAGATCTGGATGACATTAAAAAGAAAATCACACCAAAAACTCGCGGTATTGTTCTAATTAACCCGAACAACCCTACTGGTGCGGTTTACAGTCGCGATTTTCTGTTAGAAGTGATTGAAATTGCACGTCAGCATAAATTGATCATTTTCGCAGATGAAATCTACGACAAAGTGCTTTATGACGGTGCAACGCATACTCCAGTCGCAAGTCTGACGGAAGATGTACTGGTTGTGACATTTAACGGTCTGTCTAAAGCTTACCGTGTTTGTGGTTTCCGCAGCGGCTGGATGTTCCTGACTGGTCCTAAGCATTATGCTAAGGGTTATATCGCAGGTCTTGAGATGCTCTCATCAATGCGTTTGTGTGCCAACGTTCCTATGCAACATGCAATCCAAACAGCACTGGGCGGTTATCAAAGTATCAATGAACTCATTCTTCCTGGTGGTCGCCTGTTAGAGCAGCGTGATAAAGCATGGGAAATGATTAACCAGATCCCTGGGGTTTCTTGTGTGAAACCGAAAGGCGCGATGTACTTGTTCCCGAAAATCGACACTAAGATGTACAACATCAAAGATGACCAAAAAATGGTGTTGGATTTCTTAGTTCAGGAAAAAGTACTGTTGGTTCAAGGCACTGGCTTTAACTGGCCGAAGCCTGACCATTTCCGTATCGTAACGCTGCCACACGTTGAAGATCTGGAAATCGCCATCGGACGCTTTGAACGCTTCCTAAGCACTTACAGTCAATAA
- the yfbR gene encoding 5'-deoxynucleotidase, which yields MQESHFFAHLARMKLIQRWPLMRSISKENISEHSLQVAFVAHALAVIKNKKFGGKLNPERIAILAMYHDSSEVLTGDLPTPIKYYNPDIAKEYKKIEAAAEKRLLSMLPEEFHEDFAPFLVSESSHPDDAAIVKQADCICAYLKCLEELSAGNHEYALAKKRLDVTLKERYSQEMEYFLNTFAPSFELTLDEIS from the coding sequence ATGCAAGAGAGTCATTTTTTCGCCCACCTCGCTCGAATGAAGCTGATTCAACGCTGGCCATTAATGCGTTCAATCTCTAAGGAAAATATCTCAGAGCACAGCCTGCAAGTGGCTTTTGTTGCTCATGCCTTGGCGGTAATCAAAAACAAAAAATTTGGTGGAAAACTCAATCCTGAGCGCATAGCCATTTTAGCGATGTACCACGATAGCAGCGAAGTGTTAACCGGCGATTTGCCGACCCCAATCAAGTACTACAATCCAGATATCGCTAAAGAATACAAAAAGATAGAAGCAGCGGCAGAAAAACGTCTTCTGTCTATGTTGCCTGAAGAGTTCCATGAAGACTTCGCGCCTTTCTTAGTTTCAGAATCTTCACATCCGGATGATGCCGCTATCGTCAAACAAGCAGACTGTATCTGTGCTTACCTGAAATGCTTAGAAGAGCTAAGTGCGGGTAACCACGAATATGCGTTAGCGAAAAAACGCTTAGACGTAACGTTGAAAGAGCGCTATTCGCAAGAAATGGAGTATTTTTTAAACACTTTCGCCCCAAGTTTTGAATTAACACTGGACGAAATTAGCTAG
- a CDS encoding methyl-accepting chemotaxis protein produces MQHIGECEMRTLGLKKVLLISVILLVAISVSLANLASYLQQKESLTTNILNQSKSYVTEQAVIIENFINQKASGISKIAGQYKNKAITGSAEEIIERTKFLANAMNVDSAVIAFDNGDAYWNIASDTWPNHKYAGDVTQRPWYQAAQSSNKVTVTDPYMGTDGVYWVTIIDKVKDGTVSADMTLSFLNEMVKTSIPGAVAIIMNQSGTLLASSSEVVKSGTKVSDYAWFKSAAENALNAPEAVSQYQLNGQDKLLFSHQVRVGDKLWYYAIGLDESVAFADLESVKVSAFFVTAIATVISIIVAFVLVNILYRPIISLRKTITDLSSGNGDLTQRLSVTSNDDIGEISTGVNRFIADLQSMMLEVQGASQTLQDNVYKLREQSKYNGEILQSHVTETEQIVTAVDEMDATANSMATDAANTANLTEQANNSSNESRRILDKSKQTISALIADVEKASLDVQQMNNQTQNISTILTVIGDIAEQTNLLALNAAIEAARAGEQGRGFAVVADEVRKLASRTKESTAEIEAALTDLLTGCQRVVESMGYTKERCQETAAGSVEVESSLQALTQFVDEINDLSSQIATAAEEQSSVTKEVSRNMNAISEIVSNLDQNGLEAIKNAEDIATVNDKLINVVGRFKL; encoded by the coding sequence TTGCAACATATTGGAGAGTGTGAAATGCGAACATTAGGATTAAAAAAAGTATTATTAATATCCGTAATATTACTTGTTGCCATATCTGTCTCGTTAGCGAACTTAGCATCATATCTACAACAGAAAGAATCATTAACAACCAATATATTAAATCAAAGTAAAAGTTACGTTACCGAACAGGCCGTTATTATTGAAAATTTCATTAATCAGAAGGCAAGTGGTATTAGCAAAATTGCAGGACAATATAAAAATAAGGCAATTACGGGAAGTGCGGAAGAAATTATAGAGCGAACGAAGTTCCTTGCTAATGCTATGAATGTAGATAGTGCTGTTATTGCTTTTGACAACGGGGATGCGTATTGGAATATTGCCAGTGACACTTGGCCGAATCATAAATATGCGGGAGACGTAACCCAGCGCCCTTGGTATCAAGCGGCTCAGAGCTCTAATAAAGTGACCGTCACGGATCCATATATGGGAACCGATGGAGTTTACTGGGTAACAATTATTGATAAAGTGAAAGACGGGACTGTTTCTGCGGATATGACTTTGTCATTTTTAAATGAGATGGTGAAAACATCGATACCTGGTGCCGTCGCTATCATTATGAACCAAAGTGGTACTTTATTGGCTTCTTCTTCTGAGGTTGTAAAGTCAGGAACCAAGGTTAGCGATTACGCTTGGTTTAAATCAGCCGCTGAAAATGCACTTAATGCACCCGAAGCAGTATCACAATACCAATTAAATGGACAAGACAAATTGCTTTTCTCACACCAAGTCAGAGTGGGAGATAAGCTATGGTATTACGCGATAGGGCTTGATGAATCAGTTGCTTTTGCCGATCTAGAAAGTGTCAAGGTTTCTGCATTTTTTGTAACAGCTATTGCGACCGTGATTAGCATTATCGTAGCTTTTGTTTTGGTCAATATCCTTTATCGGCCAATTATTTCTTTGCGTAAGACAATTACAGATTTATCAAGTGGTAACGGAGATCTTACTCAACGTTTGAGTGTAACTTCTAATGATGATATTGGTGAGATATCGACCGGAGTTAATCGCTTTATTGCTGATCTGCAAAGTATGATGTTGGAAGTGCAAGGTGCGAGTCAAACATTGCAGGACAACGTGTATAAGCTTCGAGAGCAATCTAAATACAATGGTGAGATCCTACAAAGCCATGTAACAGAAACAGAGCAAATAGTAACAGCTGTTGATGAGATGGATGCCACAGCAAACTCTATGGCTACCGATGCTGCCAATACAGCTAATTTAACTGAACAAGCCAATAATAGCAGTAATGAATCACGTCGGATCTTGGATAAATCGAAACAAACGATATCTGCGTTGATTGCTGATGTTGAAAAGGCGTCTTTGGACGTTCAGCAAATGAACAACCAGACTCAAAACATTAGTACAATATTGACAGTTATTGGTGATATTGCAGAACAAACGAATTTGTTGGCACTGAATGCTGCTATAGAAGCCGCTAGAGCTGGTGAGCAAGGACGAGGGTTTGCTGTTGTCGCTGATGAAGTACGTAAATTAGCCAGCCGAACTAAAGAAAGTACAGCGGAAATTGAGGCAGCACTAACGGATCTCTTAACTGGATGCCAAAGAGTGGTGGAGTCGATGGGATATACCAAAGAGCGCTGTCAAGAAACGGCTGCGGGGTCGGTCGAAGTAGAATCTAGCCTTCAAGCGCTAACACAATTTGTTGATGAGATTAATGATTTAAGCTCACAAATAGCAACTGCCGCAGAAGAACAAAGTAGTGTGACTAAAGAAGTCAGTCGGAATATGAATGCAATTAGTGAAATTGTTTCCAATCTAGATCAAAACGGTCTAGAAGCGATTAAAAATGCTGAAGATATTGCAACCGTAAACGACAAGCTGATTAATGTCGTCGGGCGTTTTAAGCTATAA
- a CDS encoding substrate-binding periplasmic protein encodes MTLNFKRLLILTSLILSCFIQPSYANTVNLSAMEWPPFYGKDLPENGFLAAITREAFQRSGYTLELTFMPWKRALSSAQNGLVDGILGLYFAQEREKTLSYSFSIYSSEQVFIKKRDPLNKTDSLNDNKNLLIAVQIGTLQADDAQTEGLNLYPANSNLVSLSMLVKERVDLALMAREYFRFMQNSGLEPSNSSEHIEILVPPFRTYEVYNAFSRKLSRSDELTQAFNQGLSSMKEDGTYNAILTRLGVSNLPNEN; translated from the coding sequence ATGACCTTAAATTTCAAGCGCCTATTGATTTTAACTTCACTGATTCTTTCATGTTTCATCCAGCCGAGTTACGCCAATACGGTCAATTTATCCGCGATGGAGTGGCCGCCCTTTTATGGGAAAGATTTACCCGAAAATGGTTTTTTAGCTGCAATAACCAGAGAAGCTTTTCAGCGCTCGGGATACACACTAGAACTGACGTTTATGCCTTGGAAACGGGCTCTCAGTAGTGCACAAAATGGACTGGTCGATGGCATTCTAGGGTTGTACTTCGCACAAGAAAGGGAGAAAACGCTTTCTTACTCTTTCAGTATTTATTCCAGTGAACAGGTGTTTATTAAAAAACGAGACCCACTGAATAAAACTGACTCACTCAATGATAATAAAAATCTCCTTATTGCAGTTCAGATAGGCACCCTGCAAGCCGATGACGCTCAAACCGAAGGGCTTAATTTATATCCGGCAAACTCTAATTTGGTTAGTTTGTCTATGCTAGTTAAGGAAAGAGTTGACCTTGCTTTGATGGCTCGGGAATATTTTCGCTTCATGCAAAATTCTGGATTAGAACCGAGCAATTCCTCCGAACATATAGAAATCCTCGTTCCTCCATTTCGCACTTACGAAGTCTATAATGCATTTAGTCGCAAGTTATCTCGAAGTGATGAGCTGACTCAAGCATTCAACCAAGGCCTGTCATCTATGAAAGAAGATGGTACTTACAACGCCATACTGACACGGCTTGGTGTTTCAAATCTTCCTAATGAAAATTAA
- a CDS encoding anti-phage deoxyguanosine triphosphatase, with translation MKPSFDLAENYECNALWQERKNDEHKIRRNDHRSPFQRDRARILHSAAFRRLQAKTQVHGTSLNDFHRTRLTHSLEAAQIGTGIVAQLKLKQPEFSELLGSDTLIDSLCLAHDIGHPPYGHGGEVALNYMMREHGGFEGNAQTFRIVTCLEPYTEHHGMNLARRTLLGLLKYPALLSATRAEKIPESVPHQRQLKAKDWSPAKGVYNCDSFVFDWVLEPLDAHDRALISQMRDGIQSPYQHQKTRFKSLDCSIMELADDIAYGVHDLEDAIVLGMVTRQQWSEAAAQLEKCGDPWFGENTGKLSDMLFSGKHHVRKDAIGGIVNALLTSISIQPVNAPFHSELLALNAYLEPHMATALEVLKHFVSQYVIQIPEVQRFEYKGQQIIMDMFEALAADPERLLPSATKEKWLNAEQTSGDGLRVICDYISAMTDAYAQRLHQQLFSAHTHY, from the coding sequence ATGAAACCCTCTTTCGACCTCGCGGAAAACTACGAATGCAATGCTCTATGGCAAGAGCGTAAGAACGACGAACATAAAATTCGCCGTAATGATCACCGCAGCCCTTTTCAGCGAGACAGAGCACGCATACTTCACTCCGCCGCTTTTCGACGCCTGCAAGCAAAAACTCAGGTTCACGGTACCAGTCTTAATGACTTCCACCGCACTCGCCTTACTCACTCTTTGGAAGCCGCGCAAATCGGCACAGGCATCGTCGCCCAACTAAAACTTAAACAACCCGAATTCAGTGAATTATTGGGTAGCGACACATTAATTGATTCACTTTGTTTAGCGCACGATATTGGGCACCCACCTTATGGGCACGGCGGTGAGGTCGCCTTGAACTATATGATGCGTGAACATGGTGGTTTTGAAGGCAACGCTCAGACGTTCAGAATTGTCACCTGCTTAGAACCCTATACTGAACATCACGGAATGAACCTTGCTCGACGTACTCTGCTCGGGCTATTGAAATATCCTGCCCTGCTGAGTGCAACTCGTGCAGAAAAAATACCGGAATCCGTTCCTCACCAGCGTCAGTTAAAAGCGAAAGACTGGTCACCAGCGAAAGGGGTTTATAACTGTGACAGCTTTGTTTTTGACTGGGTCTTAGAGCCTCTTGATGCTCATGACAGAGCACTGATTAGCCAAATGCGTGACGGAATACAGTCACCATATCAACATCAAAAAACTCGCTTCAAGTCGCTCGATTGCTCCATTATGGAACTGGCGGATGACATTGCTTACGGTGTTCACGATTTAGAAGATGCGATTGTACTTGGCATGGTAACTCGTCAGCAGTGGAGTGAAGCGGCTGCCCAGTTGGAGAAATGTGGCGACCCTTGGTTTGGCGAGAATACAGGCAAGCTCAGTGATATGCTTTTTTCTGGCAAACACCATGTGCGCAAAGATGCTATAGGCGGCATAGTCAATGCCCTGCTTACCAGCATCAGCATTCAACCCGTTAATGCACCTTTCCATAGTGAGCTTCTCGCTCTAAATGCTTACTTGGAACCTCACATGGCAACTGCTTTGGAAGTGCTTAAACACTTTGTTAGCCAATATGTCATTCAAATACCTGAAGTTCAGCGTTTTGAGTACAAAGGGCAACAAATCATTATGGATATGTTTGAAGCTTTAGCCGCTGATCCTGAAAGATTGCTTCCTTCCGCCACCAAGGAAAAATGGCTTAATGCAGAGCAAACATCAGGCGATGGATTACGGGTTATTTGCGATTATATTTCTGCAATGACCGATGCCTATGCACAGCGTCTACATCAGCAGCTATTCTCTGCTCACACTCATTATTAG
- a CDS encoding tRNA-uridine aminocarboxypropyltransferase, which produces MSRYCSQCGKARKACICDNIVALDSQVELIILQHPTEEHRPMGTARILSLSLVNSRLLVGEDFREHGELNRLLAEPDVEHFVLYPSDVSLSAADVALPIEKKIRIILLDGTWKKAFKMWQLNTQLHHLPCLHLPEDLKGNYRIRKAPNENALSTVEAGFHVLSIMQPEKDFSPLLDAFEAMIDYQIQQMPAGVFERNYRS; this is translated from the coding sequence ATGTCTCGTTATTGTTCTCAGTGTGGAAAGGCACGTAAAGCGTGTATCTGTGACAACATTGTTGCGCTTGATTCGCAGGTCGAGCTTATCATCCTTCAACACCCAACAGAAGAACACCGACCTATGGGAACGGCGCGAATTTTAAGTTTGTCACTGGTCAACAGTCGTCTGTTGGTCGGGGAGGACTTCCGCGAACATGGCGAACTAAACCGACTATTAGCAGAGCCGGATGTTGAGCATTTTGTTCTATATCCTAGTGATGTTTCTCTATCGGCTGCGGATGTAGCGTTACCAATTGAGAAAAAAATCCGCATCATTTTACTGGATGGAACATGGAAAAAAGCATTCAAGATGTGGCAGCTAAATACTCAGCTCCACCATCTGCCTTGCTTGCATTTGCCAGAAGATTTGAAAGGTAATTATCGTATTCGCAAAGCGCCAAACGAAAATGCGCTGTCAACCGTTGAAGCTGGTTTTCATGTTCTCAGCATCATGCAGCCAGAGAAAGACTTTTCGCCTCTTTTAGACGCATTTGAAGCCATGATCGATTATCAAATTCAGCAAATGCCTGCTGGCGTATTTGAGCGCAACTATCGTTCCTAA
- the rrtA gene encoding rhombosortase has protein sequence MNLYLLLSIVTAVCFGLQFEPFSHVMAWQADVIENGQWWRIVTGNFTHTNFAHLAMNLLGLWVIGYLFQPKPRYFALLTLLISTWIGISLLFTNMVNYVGLSGTLHGLFAFYALNEALGGRKSSWLLVIGVMLKVASEQLFGASTNTAEMIGARVATEAHLAGLLGGLLLASIAEMKKRQYLKK, from the coding sequence GTGAATCTTTACCTGCTGTTATCTATAGTCACCGCCGTTTGCTTTGGGCTTCAGTTTGAGCCTTTCAGCCACGTAATGGCTTGGCAAGCCGATGTGATAGAAAATGGTCAATGGTGGCGGATCGTAACAGGAAACTTCACTCATACCAACTTTGCTCATTTGGCGATGAATTTGTTAGGTTTGTGGGTCATTGGCTACCTATTCCAACCCAAACCTCGCTACTTTGCCCTGCTCACTTTACTTATCAGCACTTGGATAGGAATCAGCCTGTTATTTACCAACATGGTGAACTACGTGGGTTTATCTGGCACTCTGCATGGCTTATTTGCTTTTTATGCTTTGAATGAAGCATTAGGTGGACGTAAAAGTAGTTGGTTATTAGTGATTGGGGTGATGTTAAAAGTCGCCAGTGAACAGCTCTTTGGCGCCTCCACCAACACAGCTGAAATGATTGGTGCACGAGTCGCAACAGAAGCACATCTGGCTGGTTTACTTGGTGGTTTACTGCTGGCATCAATCGCCGAAATGAAAAAACGTCAATACTTAAAGAAGTAA
- a CDS encoding DUF3319 domain-containing protein, whose translation MDKMKSFLSIFTSAKPKSRKAHTVRTDFYRGHFIKRNADSSERWSVILGEKMAVGEIKYIKMTIDHWADTGTYVPPEYFKSNDDPSNRQTFDYKNFKIINDLGGQNDWYIIYREKLMKGSKDKIIQVIDRIEERVSVIK comes from the coding sequence ATGGATAAGATGAAATCATTTCTGAGTATCTTTACTTCGGCTAAACCCAAATCTAGGAAAGCACATACCGTTAGAACAGACTTTTATCGAGGTCACTTCATAAAACGCAATGCTGATAGTTCAGAGCGTTGGTCTGTGATATTAGGTGAGAAAATGGCGGTAGGTGAAATAAAATACATTAAAATGACCATCGATCATTGGGCAGATACGGGAACATATGTACCCCCAGAATATTTTAAAAGTAATGATGATCCATCGAATAGGCAAACTTTTGATTACAAAAATTTTAAGATAATTAATGACCTTGGTGGGCAGAATGATTGGTATATCATTTACCGGGAAAAATTAATGAAAGGCTCTAAAGATAAAATAATTCAGGTGATTGATCGGATAGAAGAAAGGGTATCTGTCATTAAATAG